The following are encoded in a window of Acidithiobacillus sp. genomic DNA:
- a CDS encoding tetratricopeptide repeat protein, whose amino-acid sequence MSGGSAVDVGTQTAAILTGRSVRTINNWLETGAITGSRVQSERGPGGLMWKIDLPSMAAYIPMELTADSMAEIGRADAGDVDGMNNVGTCFYQSKEFKIAVEWFAFAAKKGHADAMEWLSICYLNGIGVEKDHALGIQWLGKAASLGHGIAKVKLQALGFEA is encoded by the coding sequence ATGTCCGGGGGATCAGCGGTAGACGTCGGCACCCAAACCGCAGCCATATTGACCGGCCGATCCGTGCGCACCATCAACAACTGGCTGGAGACCGGGGCCATAACCGGCAGTCGGGTGCAGTCCGAGCGTGGACCTGGCGGCCTGATGTGGAAAATAGACTTGCCCAGTATGGCCGCGTACATCCCCATGGAACTGACCGCCGACAGCATGGCCGAAATCGGGCGTGCGGATGCGGGTGATGTCGACGGCATGAACAACGTCGGGACCTGTTTTTACCAGTCCAAGGAATTCAAGATCGCCGTGGAGTGGTTTGCGTTCGCCGCCAAAAAGGGGCACGCGGACGCCATGGAGTGGCTCTCAATCTGCTACCTCAACGGGATTGGCGTCGAGAAAGACCACGCGCTCGGTATCCAGTGGCTCGGAAAGGCGGCGTCCCTTGGGCATGGCATTGCCAAGGTCAAACTGCAGGCCCTGGGTTTCGAGGCTTGA
- a CDS encoding GspH/FimT family pseudopilin codes for MGGEGDERALSLTGAVGFTLIELMITIAVLAIILAVAIPDVSIWMVRARIQAAAGNLQQDINWAKGYAIRSGYPVNVSIGGGGNACHWTITPQPVNTTLQNVPQMNTTQYANEYENTPCKVLSGAVFNVTPTGMVYDTNNAVTSAAIVFQAASQQPATYGYWLVQVSGAGDVRSCATASATSTVCNLK; via the coding sequence ATGGGGGGTGAGGGGGACGAGCGCGCCCTCTCTCTGACGGGCGCCGTCGGATTCACCCTGATCGAACTGATGATCACCATTGCGGTGCTCGCCATTATCCTCGCCGTCGCCATCCCGGATGTCTCGATCTGGATGGTGCGGGCGCGCATACAGGCCGCCGCCGGGAACCTCCAGCAGGATATCAACTGGGCCAAGGGCTATGCGATCCGTAGCGGCTATCCGGTGAACGTGAGCATTGGGGGCGGCGGTAATGCCTGCCATTGGACCATCACGCCGCAGCCCGTCAACACGACTCTGCAGAACGTCCCCCAGATGAACACAACGCAGTACGCTAACGAATACGAGAATACCCCTTGCAAGGTCCTGAGCGGCGCTGTCTTCAACGTCACACCCACGGGTATGGTGTACGACACCAACAACGCCGTTACCAGCGCCGCTATCGTTTTCCAGGCCGCCAGCCAGCAGCCGGCCACCTACGGTTACTGGCTGGTACAAGTCAGCGGTGCCGGGGACGTGCGCTCCTGCGCCACGGCTTCCGCCACCAGCACGGTATGCAACCTAAAATGA
- a CDS encoding type II secretion system F family protein has product MASVLSKDKKSAIREAKTYDFTWEATAPGGSEKKKGEMNAVSANAVRSNLRRMGMMPTVVRKVPQPLFGEKGVKEAQLVVMVRQLSTMINAGVPIVQAFELLISATSGAGMKKLLKGILKHLKEGESLSQSMAHFPKYFDRLFVSLIAAGEQGGILDTILLRLAEYREKTLALNKKVKSAMFYPAAIITVMVVVVVILMIFVIPVFSQLFSSFGATLPLLTQIVINISNWMKSHWYIVVLSPIAAVWLFVYAYKHNLSIKTVIDRFSLKIPVLGDILLKGAVARFMRTLSTMQAAGVPIMEALGTLSKVSGNVIIERSVLAARDDVASGGRITTRLKADGVFPIMATQMLAIGEETGAIETMAGKVADFYESEVEEAVNRLSTLMEPMIMVVLGVIVGTLVVAMYMPIFKMGAVVTHGG; this is encoded by the coding sequence ATGGCATCAGTCCTGAGTAAAGACAAGAAATCCGCAATCCGCGAGGCGAAGACCTACGACTTTACCTGGGAGGCGACCGCACCCGGTGGGAGCGAAAAGAAAAAGGGCGAGATGAACGCCGTCTCCGCCAATGCCGTGCGCTCCAACCTGCGCCGCATGGGCATGATGCCGACCGTGGTGCGTAAGGTGCCGCAGCCCCTGTTCGGGGAAAAGGGCGTCAAGGAAGCGCAACTGGTGGTGATGGTCCGTCAGCTTTCGACCATGATCAACGCCGGCGTGCCCATTGTGCAGGCCTTTGAACTGCTCATCTCCGCCACCTCCGGCGCGGGCATGAAAAAACTGCTCAAGGGCATTCTCAAACACCTCAAGGAAGGCGAATCGCTGTCGCAGTCCATGGCCCACTTTCCCAAATACTTCGACCGCCTTTTTGTGTCCCTGATCGCCGCCGGTGAGCAGGGCGGCATTCTCGACACCATCCTGCTGCGTCTGGCCGAGTACCGCGAAAAGACCCTCGCACTCAATAAAAAGGTGAAGTCGGCCATGTTCTATCCGGCGGCCATCATCACCGTGATGGTCGTGGTCGTGGTCATCCTGATGATTTTCGTCATCCCGGTGTTCTCGCAACTCTTCAGCAGCTTCGGTGCCACCTTGCCGCTGCTGACGCAGATCGTCATCAATATCTCCAACTGGATGAAAAGCCACTGGTATATTGTGGTGCTCTCGCCCATCGCCGCGGTGTGGCTCTTTGTTTACGCCTACAAGCACAACCTGTCCATTAAGACCGTCATAGACCGCTTCTCCCTGAAAATCCCGGTGCTCGGCGACATCCTGCTCAAAGGCGCCGTAGCGCGCTTTATGCGCACCCTGTCCACCATGCAGGCGGCGGGCGTGCCCATCATGGAAGCGCTGGGCACCCTTTCCAAAGTCTCCGGCAACGTCATCATCGAACGTAGCGTCCTGGCGGCCCGTGACGACGTCGCCAGCGGCGGACGCATCACCACCCGCCTCAAAGCCGACGGCGTCTTCCCCATCATGGCCACCCAGATGCTCGCCATCGGTGAGGAAACCGGTGCCATCGAAACCATGGCCGGCAAGGTCGCCGATTTTTACGAAAGCGAGGTCGAAGAGGCGGTCAACCGCCTCTCCACCCTCATGGAGCCCATGATCATGGTCGTGCTCGGCGTCATCGTCGGCACCCTGGTCGTCGCCATGTACATGCCGATCTTCAAGATGGGCGCGGTGGTGACGCATGGGGGGTGA
- a CDS encoding XRE family transcriptional regulator → MSEERFASVWDAIEDTRAGAENMKLRSQLMMSLKSHITRTKINQARAAELFGVTQPRVSDLMRGKIDLFSLDVLVNMATAVGLHIELRVLDAA, encoded by the coding sequence ATGAGTGAAGAACGATTTGCGAGTGTATGGGATGCGATTGAGGACACGCGAGCGGGGGCGGAGAACATGAAGCTACGTTCTCAATTGATGATGTCCCTCAAGAGTCATATTACCCGTACCAAGATAAACCAGGCACGGGCGGCCGAGCTTTTTGGGGTGACACAGCCGCGTGTTTCCGATCTGATGCGCGGCAAGATTGATCTGTTTAGTCTGGACGTGCTGGTGAATATGGCGACAGCAGTCGGGCTGCACATAGAGCTGCGGGTGCTGGATGCAGCCTGA
- a CDS encoding DUF2442 domain-containing protein encodes MASVRALDGYRLHVRFVDGTEGEVWMDALIHSPGAGVFGCLSEPKVFSAVGLEHGVVTWPEEIDLAPDAMYDAIKAHGKWVLGG; translated from the coding sequence GTGGCTTCCGTGCGCGCGCTCGACGGATACCGACTGCATGTCCGCTTTGTGGATGGTACAGAGGGCGAGGTCTGGATGGATGCCCTGATTCATAGCCCAGGTGCGGGCGTTTTTGGATGCCTCTCAGAGCCCAAGGTGTTCAGCGCCGTAGGTCTGGAACATGGGGTGGTGACGTGGCCAGAGGAAATAGACCTGGCACCAGACGCTATGTATGACGCCATTAAAGCGCATGGAAAGTGGGTATTGGGTGGCTGA
- a CDS encoding nucleotidyltransferase has translation MAKLRQQSRLRRLLAVESARIMADEGVADFRVAKEKAARRLGAGGDAQQGWPSNAEIEEELQSRLQLFHGEAHSAELRQLREQAAQAMHWLAEFQPRLTGPVLSGTATRHAAITLHLFADTPESVIFFLMDQRVAYEEVWQRLHYGDAPARDYPSLKLNYASADLRLILFDLDEDRRSPASPVDGKPLRRATLAQLQKLLAEPISNAI, from the coding sequence ATGGCCAAGTTACGGCAACAGTCCCGTTTGCGGCGCTTGTTGGCGGTGGAGTCGGCGCGGATCATGGCCGATGAGGGGGTGGCCGACTTTCGGGTGGCCAAGGAAAAGGCGGCGCGCCGTTTGGGCGCTGGCGGCGACGCCCAGCAGGGCTGGCCGAGCAATGCGGAGATCGAAGAAGAGCTCCAGTCGCGCCTGCAGCTCTTTCATGGTGAGGCGCATAGTGCGGAGTTGCGCCAGCTCCGCGAGCAGGCGGCGCAGGCTATGCACTGGCTCGCGGAGTTTCAGCCGCGCCTGACCGGACCGGTACTGAGCGGGACCGCGACGCGCCACGCAGCCATCACGCTCCATCTTTTTGCCGATACGCCGGAGAGTGTGATCTTTTTTCTGATGGATCAGCGGGTGGCGTATGAAGAGGTCTGGCAGCGACTCCATTATGGGGATGCGCCAGCCCGCGACTATCCTTCCTTGAAGTTGAATTATGCCAGCGCGGATTTGCGTCTGATCCTCTTTGATCTGGACGAGGATCGGCGCAGCCCCGCATCACCCGTGGATGGTAAGCCCTTGCGCCGGGCGACACTGGCGCAGTTGCAGAAACTGCTGGCGGAGCCGATCTCGAATGCCATCTGA
- a CDS encoding type IV pilin biogenesis protein, producing the protein MNENARQKLIATAVCLSMTAAPLASWSNFAQANNTINILPANQPQVMILLDNSQGMAGVLQGPTGLSGAIMTGSGTVPENANSSSPANYTASGFTPPALGSSGTSVPYSVPCNTSGITAAAQSACTSVGASGSSSAYIDNSQSMLNVAEQAIGTIINTPEYSNNIQFGLMDYALSGKVSLYNTWVYYMSDNSGFSFGNSATGAPTGDATVANPCYQSGSNSCINLQQTVFGQGNGSISDPYLYVQASSDAPVINDVLYAIAAQWQPDATNAVGWGPNPYGLNLQNYMTGNSGVNFSNYSNGLASGMTPTSAGYFPLSQQVWESQRGYAFNASTSYNAGNIVSPISATNSTNATNIANAILPEVFRTDNSINYATKGPITASAGYSPVAGAFSTALSYYGKKPNYGGPPHTCGSRYVIFITDGQPTQGTGGNVYPPLGSASAQMFYGSTSITASNAGSSTSDPNNAVVETIQKIQTLYDTVGIKTYVLGVGSAVNPNVPGASAADQAVALQGQAVLTAMAQAGGTTNFYAATSASDVQSAMNSIIANILGKSVSASYGAPPSATVGSLEFLLKNINPITGQGDLYAYALQSNGTPSASPSWDANSFMSTGNRSSALYTTTPGGTNGAGIESSLTSVATNTPSAFGTLPTSLTAGTIAAYTINPSASGGAYLGGRQSGWYMGLPTSTPPQVLTAPNNGQLLGAGGITNSYLTFADTHFNRQNAVLFSDNDGFLYAMGYNNTGSPTLLWGWMPQGLLPQLQNYNTFWQGTSMQGGFQTIDATNGTNSAPWHTYVAGSAANGGILYDLQLTGTTEPNLKQTVWEDDLGGNYSQPQPSDPVFYQYQAPGTTNFGQTWALWAVNQAVSATSSTSYLIGVNVGTGQSFQDTLPFNNTATPYIDASGNLYLGDNTGNVYEISSATLPGLLTPGTATLTLANDFVNKTAIGNYSSVWSGSLSGSNPGEVQYIGGSYYQGKNYLRVQGPNGITIFSQLNGTWSPVWTAYAGGAGTWSSGAFTTQTSGANPPITALPAGSVVSAPALINSGAVILPVTVPPSANSCGNGDAYYYLYALNNGIFPSGTFTDSSGTAITTALFVGYGTAFTPTVTSFNGRTLLQGAASNTGPSKTFPTGFGAGLPLGGPTGWKLVN; encoded by the coding sequence ATGAATGAGAACGCTCGTCAGAAACTCATCGCCACTGCCGTCTGCCTGTCCATGACCGCCGCTCCGCTAGCGAGCTGGAGCAACTTCGCCCAGGCCAACAATACCATCAATATCCTGCCTGCCAACCAGCCGCAGGTAATGATATTGCTGGATAACTCACAAGGCATGGCGGGTGTGCTACAAGGCCCCACCGGCCTCTCCGGCGCCATAATGACCGGCTCCGGCACCGTGCCGGAGAATGCCAATTCGTCCTCACCAGCAAACTACACCGCCAGCGGCTTCACGCCTCCGGCGCTGGGGTCGTCCGGAACCAGCGTACCCTACTCCGTCCCCTGCAATACGTCCGGCATTACCGCCGCCGCCCAAAGCGCCTGTACATCCGTGGGGGCCTCCGGGTCCTCCAGCGCCTATATCGACAACTCACAATCCATGCTCAACGTGGCGGAACAGGCCATCGGCACGATTATCAATACACCGGAATATAGCAACAACATTCAGTTCGGCCTGATGGATTATGCCTTGTCTGGCAAAGTATCGCTTTATAATACTTGGGTATATTATATGAGCGACAACAGTGGATTTTCTTTTGGAAATAGCGCCACGGGAGCCCCCACTGGAGATGCAACAGTGGCGAATCCCTGTTACCAATCAGGCAGTAATTCATGTATTAATTTGCAGCAAACCGTATTTGGCCAAGGCAATGGAAGTATTAGCGATCCGTACTTGTATGTTCAGGCCAGCAGTGATGCCCCCGTAATCAATGACGTGCTTTACGCCATCGCCGCTCAATGGCAACCAGATGCCACCAATGCAGTCGGTTGGGGGCCAAACCCATACGGATTAAATCTGCAAAATTACATGACGGGTAATTCTGGCGTCAATTTTAGCAACTATTCAAATGGATTGGCATCGGGGATGACACCAACCAGTGCCGGTTATTTCCCTCTATCTCAGCAAGTGTGGGAGTCTCAACGCGGTTACGCCTTCAATGCAAGCACTTCCTACAATGCGGGCAACATTGTCAGCCCCATATCCGCAACCAATAGCACCAATGCGACCAATATCGCCAACGCCATACTCCCGGAAGTTTTCCGAACCGACAACTCCATTAACTATGCAACAAAAGGCCCGATAACCGCCTCCGCTGGCTATTCCCCCGTGGCTGGCGCCTTCAGTACGGCACTGAGCTATTATGGAAAAAAGCCTAATTATGGGGGACCACCACACACCTGCGGCAGCAGGTATGTCATCTTCATCACCGATGGGCAGCCCACCCAAGGCACGGGAGGTAATGTATATCCGCCCTTGGGCAGCGCCTCCGCACAGATGTTTTACGGTTCTACCTCCATTACAGCCAGCAATGCGGGTTCATCCACATCAGATCCAAATAATGCCGTAGTGGAAACCATTCAGAAAATCCAGACACTATATGATACAGTGGGCATCAAGACCTATGTATTAGGGGTGGGCTCCGCGGTCAACCCCAACGTGCCGGGTGCATCTGCTGCTGATCAGGCCGTAGCCCTGCAGGGTCAGGCCGTGCTCACCGCCATGGCGCAGGCGGGTGGCACCACCAACTTCTATGCCGCAACGTCTGCCTCCGATGTGCAATCCGCCATGAACAGCATCATCGCCAACATTCTCGGCAAAAGCGTTTCCGCGTCTTACGGCGCACCGCCCTCCGCAACCGTGGGGTCTTTGGAGTTTTTGCTCAAGAATATTAATCCGATCACTGGACAAGGCGACCTCTACGCCTATGCGCTACAGAGTAATGGTACACCGAGCGCCAGCCCGTCCTGGGACGCCAACAGCTTCATGAGCACCGGCAATCGCTCCAGCGCCCTCTATACCACCACGCCCGGGGGCACGAACGGAGCAGGAATAGAGAGCTCGCTGACCAGTGTCGCCACAAACACGCCCAGCGCATTCGGCACCCTGCCCACAAGCTTGACCGCAGGCACCATTGCCGCCTACACCATAAATCCATCTGCCAGCGGCGGCGCCTATCTCGGCGGGCGTCAAAGTGGCTGGTATATGGGGTTACCCACCTCCACGCCGCCGCAGGTGCTCACTGCGCCCAACAACGGACAACTGCTGGGTGCAGGCGGTATCACCAATAGTTACCTGACCTTCGCAGACACGCACTTCAACCGCCAGAATGCGGTCCTCTTTAGCGATAATGACGGCTTCCTGTACGCGATGGGCTACAACAACACCGGCAGCCCGACGCTCCTTTGGGGATGGATGCCTCAGGGCTTGCTGCCGCAACTCCAGAATTACAACACCTTCTGGCAAGGCACCAGTATGCAGGGTGGATTCCAAACAATCGATGCCACAAACGGGACGAACTCAGCCCCGTGGCATACTTACGTCGCAGGTAGTGCGGCCAATGGTGGCATTCTCTACGATCTCCAGTTGACCGGGACCACGGAGCCAAATCTGAAGCAAACGGTGTGGGAGGATGATCTAGGTGGCAATTATAGCCAACCGCAGCCTAGCGACCCGGTCTTTTATCAATATCAGGCACCGGGAACCACGAACTTTGGCCAGACCTGGGCGCTATGGGCCGTAAACCAGGCCGTCAGCGCTACCAGCAGCACCAGTTATCTGATAGGGGTCAATGTGGGCACCGGCCAAAGTTTTCAGGACACCCTCCCCTTTAATAACACCGCCACCCCCTATATCGACGCCTCTGGGAATCTCTATCTGGGCGACAATACCGGTAACGTATACGAAATATCCTCTGCTACATTGCCAGGCTTACTGACACCCGGCACCGCGACCCTCACGCTTGCTAATGACTTTGTTAATAAAACCGCCATTGGCAACTATTCGTCGGTATGGTCTGGGAGCCTCAGTGGCAGCAATCCGGGTGAAGTGCAGTATATCGGTGGTAGTTACTATCAAGGTAAAAACTATCTGCGTGTACAAGGACCCAATGGTATCACTATTTTTTCTCAGCTAAATGGCACTTGGTCACCAGTATGGACCGCCTACGCTGGCGGCGCCGGCACCTGGAGCAGCGGGGCCTTTACTACGCAGACCTCTGGTGCCAATCCACCCATCACGGCTTTGCCAGCGGGGTCCGTCGTTTCCGCACCCGCGTTAATTAACAGCGGTGCCGTCATTCTACCCGTTACCGTGCCGCCATCCGCAAACTCCTGTGGAAATGGCGATGCTTACTATTACCTCTATGCCCTCAACAATGGCATTTTCCCCAGCGGCACCTTCACCGATAGCAGCGGGACAGCCATTACTACCGCGCTTTTTGTGGGTTACGGAACGGCCTTCACGCCCACCGTCACCAGCTTCAATGGTCGCACTTTGTTGCAGGGCGCGGCTAGTAACACCGGACCGTCAAAAACATTCCCCACGGGCTTCGGTGCTGGTTTACCCTTGGGCGGCCCCACGGGATGGAAACTCGTCAATTGA
- a CDS encoding prepilin-type N-terminal cleavage/methylation domain-containing protein: MSKFVEKAQARAEAGFTLIELMIVIAIIGILAAIAIPQYEKYIATSQGTDIATNFHAAVTAATAAVSAMQAGQSTIVAATGGSTPAAGQTPVLSTTAPNPFPGAGTTYAYSAGGSNAATTGTVALSVPIVNTSNMPTGTNEKITANLSGATPGKGLNAALAAMGAINQDFPGACSGGTAPKTLPFTTPADCVVNISPEGTVTNG; the protein is encoded by the coding sequence ATGAGCAAATTCGTAGAAAAGGCACAGGCCCGCGCCGAAGCCGGTTTCACCCTTATTGAATTGATGATCGTCATTGCCATCATCGGCATTCTGGCGGCTATCGCTATTCCGCAGTATGAGAAGTATATTGCTACCTCGCAGGGCACGGATATTGCCACCAACTTTCACGCGGCAGTCACTGCCGCAACGGCGGCAGTTTCTGCAATGCAAGCGGGTCAGTCCACGATAGTCGCGGCAACAGGTGGCTCAACACCGGCTGCTGGCCAGACCCCTGTACTTAGCACCACGGCCCCAAATCCGTTTCCTGGTGCTGGTACCACATACGCTTATAGTGCAGGTGGGAGCAACGCGGCAACTACTGGCACCGTAGCTTTATCAGTGCCTATTGTGAACACATCAAATATGCCCACAGGCACAAATGAAAAAATTACCGCTAATTTATCTGGCGCCACACCAGGTAAGGGTTTGAATGCAGCGTTAGCGGCAATGGGCGCGATTAACCAAGACTTTCCTGGTGCTTGCAGCGGAGGCACCGCTCCGAAGACGCTGCCGTTTACAACTCCAGCCGACTGTGTTGTGAACATTAGCCCTGAAGGCACAGTAACCAACGGCTAA
- a CDS encoding type II toxin-antitoxin system RelE/ParE family toxin — protein sequence MTASAKGTMEAPGRNVRQKAGLNKSILDQGWGILKRMLGYKLQWSGGMLLLVDPAYTSQACAVCGAVDAGNLSRENHRRWEFALVVAGKDPYRGVVELYKYLYICPVTHPKPIVFRGLSLEDLRTFPLSARREAGHQLDQVQKGRQPDDWKPMHSVGQGVQEIRIRDVTGIYRVMFVAKFAEAVYVLHCFQKKTQKTRKADLDLAGQRYRDLLKEMQS from the coding sequence ATGACGGCGTCCGCAAAGGGCACCATGGAAGCACCCGGGCGCAACGTCCGGCAAAAGGCGGGGCTGAACAAATCCATTCTCGATCAGGGATGGGGCATACTCAAACGGATGCTGGGCTACAAGCTCCAGTGGTCCGGCGGCATGTTGTTATTGGTGGACCCGGCGTACACCTCGCAAGCTTGCGCGGTGTGCGGTGCTGTGGACGCAGGGAACCTCTCCAGAGAGAATCACCGCCGGTGGGAGTTCGCACTGGTCGTTGCGGGCAAAGACCCCTACAGGGGGGTTGTCGAATTATATAAATATTTGTATATTTGCCCGGTGACGCACCCCAAACCTATCGTCTTCCGGGGATTATCTCTGGAGGATCTCCGCACCTTTCCTCTGTCGGCCAGACGCGAGGCAGGACACCAGTTGGATCAGGTGCAGAAAGGTCGACAACCAGACGACTGGAAGCCGATGCATAGCGTGGGTCAAGGTGTTCAGGAAATTCGGATACGGGATGTAACAGGCATCTACCGGGTCATGTTTGTGGCGAAGTTTGCCGAAGCTGTTTATGTGCTGCACTGTTTTCAGAAGAAGACCCAGAAGACTCGCAAGGCGGATCTGGATCTTGCGGGGCAACGGTACCGGGATTTATTGAAGGAAATGCAATCATGA
- a CDS encoding BrnT family toxin: MLTIMDIHYELNGLSFVWDDRKAASNPRKHDGVTFEEGATVFFDPFFRLMNASSDHEARDAAIGSSAAGHLLFVVHIEIEGESIRIISARKLTNDERQDYEHS, translated from the coding sequence ATGCTGACCATTATGGACATTCATTACGAACTGAACGGACTTTCTTTTGTCTGGGACGACAGGAAAGCCGCCAGCAATCCCAGAAAACATGACGGGGTGACGTTCGAGGAAGGGGCTACGGTGTTTTTCGATCCGTTCTTTCGCCTGATGAACGCCAGTAGCGATCATGAGGCCAGAGATGCGGCCATTGGCTCCAGCGCGGCGGGGCACCTGCTGTTCGTAGTACATATTGAGATTGAGGGCGAATCCATCCGCATTATTTCGGCCCGCAAACTGACAAATGATGAGAGGCAAGATTATGAGCATTCCTGA
- a CDS encoding PilW family protein, which yields MRRTDRVEAGFTLTELLVTLVIGTLLMTAVFSFFLNSSQIITNQSSTTDMWQRGRNALALVRQAVESAGFGLPSMSVCPNGVTDYATSGQTSPLALAAITALVQQTPSYDPTALSLINTYSFTTISGSSSFGSAPATTIASLPNLNASSLQVNDSTLLNPGDMAIISIPSSGACLLGQITNVSGKGTLNSSGSSPCTVSGGQGGGGNTIVMNSSGSACYQFNPNQIFATDSSLLSSQLSSADFTGAPLYDLGNNHFVVNQFQIMDIPPGTNQSIGTPTLYLTQYTANQSSTPTPQALARGVVDLQMQYGLGTNGAITQWVYPENYTPSQTLQILAVKIGMLARSTRYMPHETSPATFTMPGGRTYTVPTTNGPGCLQGDCRHYAYHLFESVVPVRNNIWGGP from the coding sequence ATGCGCCGCACTGACCGAGTTGAAGCAGGCTTCACCCTCACCGAATTATTGGTGACATTGGTCATCGGCACGTTGCTGATGACCGCGGTGTTTTCGTTCTTCCTGAATAGCAGCCAGATCATCACCAACCAGAGCAGCACCACGGATATGTGGCAGCGGGGACGTAACGCGCTGGCGTTAGTGCGCCAGGCGGTGGAGTCGGCGGGGTTTGGGTTGCCGTCCATGTCCGTTTGCCCCAATGGGGTTACAGACTACGCAACATCGGGCCAAACCTCTCCGTTAGCGCTTGCGGCTATCACTGCATTGGTACAACAGACACCGAGCTATGATCCCACTGCACTCTCACTGATCAATACTTATTCATTTACCACTATTTCCGGAAGCAGTAGTTTTGGCAGCGCTCCGGCCACAACAATAGCAAGCCTGCCCAACCTTAACGCCAGCTCTTTACAAGTAAATGATTCTACCCTTCTCAATCCCGGCGACATGGCGATTATCAGTATCCCCTCTTCCGGGGCCTGCCTTCTCGGCCAAATCACCAACGTATCGGGCAAAGGAACACTCAACTCTAGCGGTTCCTCGCCTTGTACTGTTTCAGGCGGGCAAGGTGGCGGTGGGAATACCATTGTAATGAACTCGAGTGGTTCAGCATGTTACCAGTTTAACCCCAATCAAATCTTTGCCACCGATTCATCTTTGTTATCTTCGCAACTGAGTAGTGCCGACTTTACAGGAGCGCCACTGTACGATTTAGGCAACAATCATTTTGTCGTCAATCAATTTCAAATAATGGATATTCCGCCAGGGACCAACCAGTCCATAGGCACCCCCACGCTTTACCTGACGCAATATACAGCCAATCAGTCCAGCACTCCCACTCCACAAGCCTTGGCGCGTGGGGTAGTGGATCTACAAATGCAGTATGGTTTGGGCACTAACGGTGCTATCACCCAGTGGGTCTATCCTGAAAATTATACCCCTTCCCAAACACTGCAGATTCTTGCCGTCAAAATTGGCATGCTGGCCCGAAGCACCCGCTATATGCCCCATGAAACCAGTCCTGCCACCTTCACCATGCCCGGTGGGCGAACCTACACCGTGCCCACAACCAATGGTCCCGGCTGCCTGCAAGGTGATTGTCGTCACTATGCCTACCATCTTTTCGAGAGCGTGGTGCCGGTTCGGAATAATATCTGGGGTGGACCATGA
- a CDS encoding prepilin-type N-terminal cleavage/methylation domain-containing protein → MHSPQQPEQGFTLIETMIALAIFAIGSLGILAILMTGFSTSAEGNNLTGGYQIAQNALGLIRANGSNALQFNGAAISTTGNVTVPGSANTIVTQAINTWKNMLYPPGLPPALPSASGNITVLSQQGNGVCPCAATVSVSWLLNGTPETYSVQTIVGY, encoded by the coding sequence ATGCACTCACCACAGCAGCCGGAGCAGGGCTTCACCCTCATCGAGACCATGATCGCCCTGGCGATTTTTGCCATTGGCTCGCTGGGTATCCTGGCCATCCTCATGACCGGTTTCAGCACCAGCGCCGAGGGCAACAATCTCACGGGCGGCTATCAGATTGCCCAAAACGCCCTCGGCCTGATCCGCGCCAATGGCAGCAACGCCCTGCAGTTCAACGGCGCCGCCATATCAACAACAGGCAACGTCACCGTTCCTGGCAGTGCCAACACCATTGTTACGCAAGCGATCAACACTTGGAAAAACATGCTGTATCCTCCGGGTCTCCCTCCCGCCCTCCCCTCCGCCTCTGGCAACATCACGGTTCTTTCCCAGCAAGGCAACGGGGTGTGCCCCTGCGCGGCTACCGTTTCCGTTTCCTGGCTACTGAACGGCACCCCGGAAACATACTCCGTGCAAACCATCGTGGGATACTGA